The nucleotide sequence GCGGCGCACGGGCGTGTGGACGCCGCCGCGGCAGCTGAACGTGATCACGGTCATGGGAGGCGCCGAGCTGGACTTCCGCGACGCGCGTTTCGGGCCGGGCGTGACCGAGGTCAACGTGTTCGCGCTGATGGGCGGCGTGGAGATCATCGTGCCGCCCAACCTGCACCTGGAGGTCAACGGGCTGGCCATCATGGGCGGCTTCGACCAGCGGGCGCACACGCTGGGGCACCCCACGGACGCGTCGGCGCCCGTGCTGCGCATCGGCGGGTTCGCGCTGATGGGCGGCGTGGACGTGAAGGTGCGCCTCCCGGGCGAGGGTGCGTTCGACGCACGCCGCCGCGAGAAGGTCGCCCGCCGCGAGATCCACCGCATCAAGCGAGGGCGTTGAGCGTCTTCGCTTCCGGGGTCGATGTCGCGCGGCTGAGGCGCCGCTCCGGAGCCGGCCGGCGGAAACTGCCCCGCCGTCCGTCTCCTGCGCGGGGTCGGGGAGCCTCCTCCTCCGGCGAGCCGATACAGCCTGGCCCGCCTCCGTCCGGGTCTCCCCGCCCGCGGGGTGAGCCTCGCGCCCTCCAAGCATCCTGACGCGTCACGCCGCGCGAGTCTCCCGCCGCACATCTCTTTCTGGGTATGACGGATACAACGGTACGACGAACCGGCACGGCCGATTACCCCCGCTCGTCCTCCTCCGCCGAACACCGCCCAGAACTCTCCACCGTGGATTCCCCGCCGTACTCGCGGATCTCACCCCATCCGCGCAGCCCTACGCGTCCGTCGTCCCGCCGAGATGCTGTTCCCGCGCTGCCGAAATCCTTGCGTCCGCCAAAACCCTACGCGCGCGGCAGCCAAGCCCCGTTGGGTTGACGAGAGGTGCGCTGCTGGATCGGGACGGTCAGGCATCGGCGCCACGCCCGGTCCGTACCGTCGCAGCGAACGGCGGCCGCGCCCTGCCGGATGGACGAATGCGCACCACGAAAGCCTTGCCCGCGCGGGCGCGGCGCTGCATCAGTTTACCCCCGTCAGATGGCGGCGGCGTTTCGATCGACCCTGGACCTGTCCCGAGGCGCGGCGATGATCACGAGCGACCAGGTCAGCGCACTCATCGCCTACCTGGGCCTGCTGTGCCAACTGGGCGGCGCGCTGCTGCTGGTCACGCTCTTCTTCCTGCTGCGCGTGCACGCCAAGCGGCGTGGCTATTTCCGCATCTGGAGCCGCGCGTGGCTGGCGCTGGCCGCGGCGCTGGCGGCGCTGGTGCTCTTCTACACCCAGGCGGCGAGGGTCGGCGGCCCGCCCACCTGGGAGCTGCGCGCGCTCTTCTTCGTCTACCAGGGCAACAAGCTCCTCTTCTTCACCCTGCTTTTCGGCGGCTGCCTGTCGTACGGCGTGGGACTGTCGTGGCTGGCCATGCGCGCGCGAGTGCTGGCGGGGGTGGGAGCGTACGCGGCGCTGTCGGTGTGGCTCTCGCCCTCGCTGGACTACGTGGTGCTGTGGCAGGCGCCGGTCGCCAGCCTGCTGCTGTGGACCTGCACCGCCACGCTGCTTCGCCTGCCTCCGTCGCGCGCCACGCTGGGCAGCCGCGCCACGGGCGTCTTCTTCGGGCTGCTGGCGATGCTGTGGAGCATGTACACGGTGGCCTTCGCGTACGACGCCGCGGACCACGACCCCGCGAACGTCACCTTCCTGGGCATGATGGCGCAGCACAACTCGTACATCGACCT is from Longimicrobiaceae bacterium and encodes:
- a CDS encoding LiaF domain-containing protein — its product is RRTGVWTPPRQLNVITVMGGAELDFRDARFGPGVTEVNVFALMGGVEIIVPPNLHLEVNGLAIMGGFDQRAHTLGHPTDASAPVLRIGGFALMGGVDVKVRLPGEGAFDARRREKVARREIHRIKRGR
- a CDS encoding GGDEF domain-containing protein; amino-acid sequence: MITSDQVSALIAYLGLLCQLGGALLLVTLFFLLRVHAKRRGYFRIWSRAWLALAAALAALVLFYTQAARVGGPPTWELRALFFVYQGNKLLFFTLLFGGCLSYGVGLSWLAMRARVLAGVGAYAALSVWLSPSLDYVVLWQAPVASLLLWTCTATLLRLPPSRATLGSRATGVFFGLLAMLWSMYTVAFAYDAADHDPANVTFLGMMAQHNSYIDLLLMMLLGYGMVVLLMEDVKSETDAAHAQLAVAHDQLKRVALYDSLTGTLNRRAFAEGVGIEAVRARFGAAVMLDMDNLKTVNDSLGHAAGDDLLRHAAETLRIAIRPTDRLYRWGGDEFLLLLPGARCDTVLQRLEGFIAAENARHPGCARRSLHLSMGAADYTGAEDLAAAIEHADRDMYADKTRRRMARTAVPPAIEA